The following is a genomic window from Atribacterota bacterium.
ATCCACCGCAGGGAAAAGCGGGGCATTGTAAGAATATGCTTTAATCTTTCCCAGAATGATGGCTGAATCTCTACACCGCTATTTTGTATCTTACTCATGACAGCCTGAGTCAATCCTTCCGGAACTACCTGTTTTTTGCTTAACAAGCTAATATCAGAAAAGAGATGCTTCATATCCTCTAATTCTTTCTGGCAAGAAGGACATGATTGGATATGATTTTCCAGCTCTTTTCTTTCACTTTCCGCTAAGTGCTGGTCTAAATATTCATTTATTAACTTGTTTGCCTGGTTACATTTCATTTTTTTACCTTTTAACAATTCATTAATTATAATGTAATTTGGATTTATTTTTTGCCTTCTACAACGTTATACGATTTAAACAGAAAAAAGTTACACAAAATTTTAATTTTTTTTCAAAATACTTTTTAGCTGTTCCCTCGCCCGGTACAGGCGAATCTTTACGGTATCAGGAGATACCTTTAATATTGAGGCTAATTCCCGGTAGCTTAAATCCTGTAGATGGCGCAAAACAATAATCTCACGGTACTGAAGAGGCAAAGACATTATTGCCCTCTGTACTCCTTCAACACGTTCACGGGTTGCCATTTGTTCTTCAGGATTATTTTTCCCGTCAATAGATAAATTATCATGGAGAGGTCTGCCGTCAGGGAAAGGTGTGTCAAGGGAGATGCTGTCTATATTTTTTCTTTTCATCCGGTCTCTGATAACATTTAAAGTAATCTGGTAAAGCCAGGTAGAAAAACGAAATGCAGAATTATAATGGGACAGCGACTGGTATGCCTTTACAAATGCCTCCTGGGCAATATCTTCAGAATCATGAATATTACCACACATACGATAAGCCAGATTATAAACCATTCCCTTGTACTTATTTATTATTCCGGAAAATGCCTGTGTATTTCCCAGTAGGCATGCTTCAATCATTTTTAAATCATCATGGGGCATAATATTGTTATCCAATAAATAAATGTTTAGTATTTCAAAGGGGGTCAGGTCTTCACATTTGACATTTCTAATAAATGTCAAAGACCCCAAAGTTTTATTCATTCTTCCGGGGATTCCGGAAAATATGTTTCATTAATCCAATCTATTCTTTCCTTCACATATACGGGGATAGAACTGCCGTCACTGAATGTACTTCCCGGATATTTGTTAATTAAAGACTGATATACTTCCAGGGCTTCAGCCCATAATGAAAGTTTTTCATAACACCAGCCTATATAGAATTGTGCGCTTGGCGCTACTTCCCTGTTCTCATCAGGCCAGGTAGAGTTAGGATAATTATAAAGGACTTTCTGAAATTCAGAAATAGCTGTTTGGTAATCATTTTTTTCATAATAACAGTATCCTATATAATATTGAGATGGCCCGCAGTATTCACTGTAAGGATAGGTTAAAATCAGCTCTCTGTATTCCTCTATAGCAGTAGTACGATAATAGGCCAGACGATAACTCTGTGCAATACTGTATTGTGCCAGGGGCAACAAATCACTTAAAGGGTAATTATCGATGACCTTCTGGTATTCGGTTATAGCATTACCATAATCCTGGGTAACATAGTAACAATTACCTATTCCCAATTGGGTATCATCAGCCCATTCACTATCAGGATATTCAAGCAAGAGAGAATAGTAAGTCATGATTGCCGGTATAGGTAAACCTAATTTTTTTTCATAACACCAGCCCATATAATATTGCGCATCATCCCTGTATTCGCTGTCAGCATAATTAAGCAGTAAGTTTTCAAATTCAATAATTGACTGTGTATAGTTTTCTATGTTTATGTAACACCAGGCAATTTGATACCGGGAATCATCCGCCCAGCTACTTGAAGGGTAATTATCTATGAGACTCTGAAACTCTGTTAATGCCTGGGAGTAATCTTCCTGCTGGTAATATTCCATCGCAATATCATAAACAGCACGGTCTTCCTTTGCCTTTAAAATAACCGGCTGTCCTATATTTGCTTCATTAACTATATCCGGCTCTATATAAACATTAATTAATTTGGCTGTAATATAGCCATCTTTTATTATTGTCACGGTTCTTTTTCCTGCAGGAACTTCGTTGAGTAAAAAATAACCTTCCTGGTCAGACTGGGCTGTGTTTTCTGCACCATTTACAGTCACCAGGGCACCTTCCAGCGGAACAGAGCCATCAATAGTCTGCCTGTGTACTTCACCTTCCAGGGAACCTGTTTGAGGATTAAAAGCATTACATCCTGTAAAAAATAGTGTAAATATTATGAATAATCCCAAAAAAGTGACTGTGAATAGTCCTTTGATACTTCTTTTTATCTTATTATTTCTTATTTGTTTTCTATTCATAAAACCATCCTGTTACAATTCTTTTTTGGCTCTGTCAGCCATCTCTGTATCGGGAAATTCTTCCAAAATAAGTTGGAAATAATATTCGGCTTTTTCTTTTTCACCTATTTTATCATAAGATAGGCCTAAGTGGTAGTAAACAGAATCACTTTTAGCCCCTGATTCCAGGTATTTCAAATATATATCAATGGCAGCCTGGTAATCATTCTGCTGATAATATATCCAGCCCATATGAATATAAGGGCTGGTTAGGTAGGGTTTTTCGATTAATATTTTTTGATAGATATCCAGGGCTTCCTGGTATTCATCAACACCTGGTATTATGCTGCGAATCTCATACATATAAGCTAACCTTAGATACTCGTTAGTATGTTCCTTATCAGGATAATTTTCAATCTGTAATAAATATTTTTTAATTGCTGTATCGGATACATCATATGCCTGCTTGTAATACTTTCTGCCACTAAATAATGAGCGGCTCTGTCCCTGTTGAAAATAAGACTGGGCTATAAAAAAAAATATTTCCGGATTATCCGGGTCCAGCTCTGCACACTCTTCCAGCTTTTCTATTGCCTCATCATATTTTTGTTCCCGATAAAGCTCTTTACCCTGCTCTAAACAGCTAATTTTTGATATCAGCTCACCAGGTTCATTTTGAACAGGCTCTTCTCTATTCTGGGCAATGACAGAAATATTAAAAACTATAAATATTCCAATAATAAATATAATAAAAGGAATAACTGTTTTTTCTATTAATATGTGATTTTTCATTGTCATTC
Proteins encoded in this region:
- a CDS encoding anti-sigma factor: MKCNQANKLINEYLDQHLAESERKELENHIQSCPSCQKELEDMKHLFSDISLLSKKQVVPEGLTQAVMSKIQNSGVEIQPSFWERLKHILTMPRFSLRW
- a CDS encoding sigma-70 family RNA polymerase sigma factor codes for the protein MNKTLGSLTFIRNVKCEDLTPFEILNIYLLDNNIMPHDDLKMIEACLLGNTQAFSGIINKYKGMVYNLAYRMCGNIHDSEDIAQEAFVKAYQSLSHYNSAFRFSTWLYQITLNVIRDRMKRKNIDSISLDTPFPDGRPLHDNLSIDGKNNPEEQMATRERVEGVQRAIMSLPLQYREIIVLRHLQDLSYRELASILKVSPDTVKIRLYRAREQLKSILKKN
- a CDS encoding tetratricopeptide repeat protein; its protein translation is MNRKQIRNNKIKRSIKGLFTVTFLGLFIIFTLFFTGCNAFNPQTGSLEGEVHRQTIDGSVPLEGALVTVNGAENTAQSDQEGYFLLNEVPAGKRTVTIIKDGYITAKLINVYIEPDIVNEANIGQPVILKAKEDRAVYDIAMEYYQQEDYSQALTEFQSLIDNYPSSSWADDSRYQIAWCYINIENYTQSIIEFENLLLNYADSEYRDDAQYYMGWCYEKKLGLPIPAIMTYYSLLLEYPDSEWADDTQLGIGNCYYVTQDYGNAITEYQKVIDNYPLSDLLPLAQYSIAQSYRLAYYRTTAIEEYRELILTYPYSEYCGPSQYYIGYCYYEKNDYQTAISEFQKVLYNYPNSTWPDENREVAPSAQFYIGWCYEKLSLWAEALEVYQSLINKYPGSTFSDGSSIPVYVKERIDWINETYFPESPEE
- a CDS encoding tetratricopeptide repeat protein — encoded protein: MKNHILIEKTVIPFIIFIIGIFIVFNISVIAQNREEPVQNEPGELISKISCLEQGKELYREQKYDEAIEKLEECAELDPDNPEIFFFIAQSYFQQGQSRSLFSGRKYYKQAYDVSDTAIKKYLLQIENYPDKEHTNEYLRLAYMYEIRSIIPGVDEYQEALDIYQKILIEKPYLTSPYIHMGWIYYQQNDYQAAIDIYLKYLESGAKSDSVYYHLGLSYDKIGEKEKAEYYFQLILEEFPDTEMADRAKKEL